The sequence AAGCGGATCTTGCTGCTTTATTTCTTTACGCTCGATACCCTGCGCAATGACATCTCGCAACATCATGAACGGCTTGGCTGAACAAGCTGAACGGGTATCGGGCAAAAAATTCTGATGTCGGGCATAGAGTAAAAATGCCATCACATCCTGAAACTCTAGGGCAAATTGAAACATCCATGCCACCAAAGCACGGTATTGGTCTTTGGAGTGCGCATACTGATCAATAATGATCTGTTGCTGTCGAGAAAGTTCCTCAAACAAACGCACCATTAACTCCTTAGCCAGCCCCTCTTTATCACCAAAATGCTTGTAAATACTGCCAATACTCACCCCCGAATCCGCAACTAAGTCAGGAACCGAGGTTTTGTGAAACCCTTGCTCAACAAACAGTTTCAACGCACTATTAAGCACTTTTGTTTGCAGCTTTGAGCCTTGGTTATGTACAAAAAATAGTCTTGAAGAGGGCATTAAGTTTTCATCTTTAATCTAGAATGAATATTCATTCTATTTTTTTTACCTAACAATGAAAAGCCCCGCTTACCCTAAATATTTCAATCACCCCATCAACAAACTTTAAACCTGACGGCCTTGGTTATTAAATTACTTCGCTTTCATAAACACTCATTGCCTGACTATGGAAAAAGAGTAACATATCGAAGATTGCCCAAAGATGGCTTGACATTACTCATACACTACGAGACTCATTATGCTGAAGAAAATACTTTTCCCAGTCATTATTCTATTACTAGCTTACAGCTTTTGGATTAGCCCCGACTTTAAGGAAACCGCAGCAGGCATTGCCTTGTTTTTATTTGGCATGATGTGTTTGGAAGAAGGTTTTAAAGCTTTTACTGGCGGCACGTTAGAAAGCATCTTACGCAAATCAACAAGCCATCAATGGAAAAGCCTCACTTTTGGCATGACAGCCACGACACTAATGCAGTCAAGCACGCTCGTTTCTTTGGTGACCATTTCGTTCGTTAGTGCACAAATGATTAGCTTAGCAGCCGGTATCGGCATCATCATGGGAGCTAACATAGGCACCACTACAGGTGCCTGGCTAATTGCGGGCCTTGGATTAAAAGTCGAT comes from Thiomicrospira aerophila AL3 and encodes:
- a CDS encoding TetR/AcrR family transcriptional regulator yields the protein MPSSRLFFVHNQGSKLQTKVLNSALKLFVEQGFHKTSVPDLVADSGVSIGSIYKHFGDKEGLAKELMVRLFEELSRQQQIIIDQYAHSKDQYRALVAWMFQFALEFQDVMAFLLYARHQNFLPDTRSACSAKPFMMLRDVIAQGIERKEIKQQDPLIMAAVAFGPVLRVLQLYIDGVLPKPLTAYQDELIATSWHAIAYSNNNNDGDNKEG